From Rhodopseudomonas palustris, a single genomic window includes:
- a CDS encoding anaerobic sulfatase maturase has protein sequence MAKPAGSSCNLDCRYCFYLSKQTLRGGPGTGRMTDRTLELFIRQYIEANTGPEVVFSWQGGEPTLLGLDFFQRVVELQRRYARPGQRIENDLQTNGILLDAAWAGLLKEHRFLVGLSIDGPRELHDRYRVNKGGAPTFDKVMAGATVLRKAGVPFNTLTCVHRFNAERPLDVYRFLRRELDSTYIQFIPIVQARGFETDAPDVYDTGHMPIIGSARSKPDHPESIVTDWSVDPDRYGYFLSRVFDEWRRRDLGRVLVNHFETLVAQHLGLPAQICIYHQFCGKGVALEHDGSVYACDHYVYPPYRLGNLSEMSLSEMVFSERQVAFGYAKSEMLPDDCRACEYLQDCWGECPGNRLLRTPSGQPGLNYLCSGLKKFFKHVRPAIDEIAAGIRKQKG, from the coding sequence ATGGCCAAGCCTGCAGGCTCGTCCTGCAATCTCGATTGCAGATATTGCTTCTATCTAAGTAAGCAAACGCTCCGAGGAGGGCCGGGTACCGGCAGGATGACGGACCGGACTCTGGAGCTGTTCATTCGGCAGTATATCGAGGCGAACACGGGGCCGGAGGTGGTGTTCTCCTGGCAGGGCGGTGAGCCGACGCTGCTCGGCCTGGACTTCTTCCAGAGGGTCGTTGAGCTGCAAAGACGATACGCGAGGCCCGGTCAGCGTATCGAAAATGATCTTCAGACGAACGGAATTCTGCTCGATGCCGCTTGGGCCGGGCTTTTGAAAGAGCACCGGTTCCTGGTCGGACTCAGCATCGATGGTCCGCGCGAGCTGCATGATCGCTACCGGGTGAACAAGGGAGGCGCGCCGACATTCGACAAGGTCATGGCTGGGGCGACGGTGTTGCGGAAGGCAGGGGTGCCGTTCAACACGCTCACCTGCGTACATCGCTTCAATGCCGAGCGCCCGCTGGATGTCTATCGCTTTCTCCGCCGGGAGCTGGATTCGACCTACATCCAGTTCATTCCGATCGTGCAGGCGAGGGGTTTCGAGACCGATGCGCCGGATGTCTACGACACCGGGCATATGCCGATCATTGGAAGCGCGCGGTCGAAGCCCGATCATCCGGAATCGATCGTCACCGACTGGTCGGTCGATCCCGACCGATACGGCTATTTCCTGTCACGCGTATTCGATGAGTGGCGGCGGCGGGATCTCGGCAGGGTGCTGGTGAACCATTTTGAAACGCTGGTCGCTCAGCATCTCGGTCTGCCCGCGCAGATCTGCATCTATCATCAATTTTGCGGCAAGGGCGTGGCGCTGGAACACGATGGCAGCGTCTACGCCTGTGACCACTATGTGTACCCTCCGTATCGGCTCGGCAACCTGAGCGAGATGTCATTGTCGGAGATGGTCTTCTCTGAGCGGCAGGTGGCATTCGGCTACGCGAAGTCGGAGATGCTCCCGGACGACTGCCGCGCCTGCGAGTATTTGCAGGACTGCTGGGGAGAATGTCCTGGAAATCGTCTGCTGCGCACGCCGTCGGGCCAGCCGGGGCTCAATTATCTGTGCAGCGGACTGAAGAAGTTCTTCAAGCACGTGCGGCCAGCCATCGACGAGATTGCGGCCGGGATCCGGAAGCAGAAGGGCTAG